The Mycobacterium paragordonae genome includes a region encoding these proteins:
- a CDS encoding nitric-oxide reductase large subunit gives MAVQETSPQSTPPPSQPLVGKGWLQGVALVLIFGFLVMGILAYRTYTAAMPMPDKVVTESGQTLFTGADITKGQELYQARGLMEYGSVLGHGAYLGPDYTADYLRMATDEVANQFRAEGVAEPRQRVVTEFRTNRYDSATKTLVFTNKQAVAFDRIQSHYAEILGENSTKYGLLPRLITDKTQIRQLTAFFAWTAWAAAAERPGHKYSYTNNWPAEQRVDNGPTAAVIVWSALSLIALLGGIGVMFAIYGRWSQKVGWHGAESPTLSFRQPGEVSLTPAQRACIWFFAVVSVLFLAQTLLGAAAEHYRADLSTFFGIDLARVLPYNLARTWHLQLALFWTAAAFLAGGIFLVPFIARREPKRQALLAYVLLGAVAVVVFGSLISEALSIYGVIPEGGLLSQQWEYLDLPRLWQVLLIVGMFIWIAIIWRGMRARLKGESKMNMPWLFFFSGLAIPVFYTVGLLAGSDTHYTVADFWRFWVVHLWVEDFLELFTTVMVAYMFVLLGVVRERIALGVIFLDVILYSAGGVIGTMHHLYFSGTPVEHMALGAFFSAAEVIPLTFLTVEAWAFLQLGARQQSGDANPFPHRWAVMFLVAVGFWNFLGAGIFGFLINLPVVSYYQIGTALTANHGHAAMMGVYGMLAVGLAMFAFRYVIPADKWPERLARTSFWCMNIGLAWMVFVTLLPLGVMQLFHSVNDGYYEARSLGYITKPGNAVLEWLRMPGDVILIVGGVLPFVWIAITALRHFRTGSTVEELPENPLYTETPAAAQTPATD, from the coding sequence ATGGCTGTTCAAGAGACATCGCCTCAGTCCACGCCGCCCCCGTCGCAACCTCTAGTGGGTAAAGGCTGGCTCCAGGGCGTCGCGCTGGTGCTGATCTTCGGCTTCCTGGTGATGGGCATCCTCGCGTACCGGACCTACACCGCGGCGATGCCGATGCCGGACAAGGTGGTCACCGAATCCGGTCAGACGCTGTTCACCGGTGCCGACATCACCAAAGGCCAGGAGCTCTACCAGGCTCGCGGCTTGATGGAATACGGGTCGGTGTTGGGCCACGGCGCCTACCTGGGACCCGACTACACCGCCGACTACCTGAGGATGGCCACCGACGAAGTCGCGAACCAGTTCCGTGCCGAGGGCGTGGCCGAGCCGCGCCAGCGGGTGGTCACCGAGTTCCGCACCAACCGCTACGACTCCGCCACCAAGACGCTGGTGTTCACCAACAAGCAGGCCGTGGCGTTCGACCGCATCCAGAGTCATTACGCGGAGATTCTCGGCGAGAACTCCACCAAGTACGGCCTGCTGCCCCGGCTGATCACCGACAAGACGCAGATCCGGCAGTTGACCGCCTTCTTCGCCTGGACCGCGTGGGCCGCCGCGGCCGAACGGCCCGGGCACAAGTACAGCTACACCAACAACTGGCCGGCCGAACAACGCGTGGACAACGGTCCGACCGCGGCGGTGATCGTGTGGTCGGCGTTGTCGCTGATCGCCCTGCTGGGCGGCATCGGAGTCATGTTCGCGATCTACGGGCGCTGGAGCCAGAAGGTGGGCTGGCACGGCGCCGAATCACCCACGCTGTCGTTCCGGCAACCCGGCGAGGTGAGCCTCACACCGGCGCAGCGGGCGTGCATCTGGTTCTTCGCCGTCGTCTCGGTGTTGTTCCTGGCGCAAACGCTGCTGGGCGCGGCCGCCGAACACTATCGTGCTGACCTGTCGACCTTCTTCGGAATCGACCTGGCCCGCGTGCTGCCGTACAACCTGGCCCGCACCTGGCATCTGCAACTCGCGTTGTTCTGGACCGCCGCGGCGTTCCTGGCCGGCGGAATCTTCCTGGTGCCTTTCATCGCCCGCCGCGAACCGAAACGGCAGGCGCTGCTTGCCTACGTGTTGCTGGGTGCGGTCGCGGTGGTGGTGTTCGGCTCGCTGATCAGCGAAGCGCTGTCCATCTACGGGGTCATTCCCGAAGGCGGGCTGCTGTCTCAGCAATGGGAGTATCTCGACCTGCCGAGGCTCTGGCAGGTGCTGCTGATCGTCGGAATGTTCATCTGGATCGCGATCATCTGGCGGGGCATGCGCGCCCGGCTCAAGGGCGAGTCGAAGATGAACATGCCCTGGCTGTTCTTCTTCTCCGGACTGGCGATTCCGGTCTTCTACACCGTGGGCCTGCTTGCCGGCAGCGACACCCACTACACCGTCGCCGACTTCTGGCGGTTCTGGGTGGTGCACCTGTGGGTCGAGGACTTCCTCGAACTGTTCACCACCGTGATGGTCGCGTACATGTTCGTCCTGTTGGGCGTGGTGCGGGAGCGAATTGCGCTGGGCGTCATATTCCTTGACGTCATCCTGTATTCCGCGGGTGGCGTCATCGGCACCATGCACCACCTGTACTTCTCCGGAACTCCGGTCGAGCACATGGCACTCGGCGCGTTCTTCTCAGCCGCAGAGGTGATCCCGCTGACCTTCCTCACCGTGGAAGCGTGGGCCTTCCTGCAGCTCGGCGCGCGCCAACAGTCCGGGGACGCCAATCCCTTCCCCCACCGCTGGGCAGTGATGTTCCTGGTGGCAGTGGGATTCTGGAACTTCCTGGGAGCGGGGATCTTCGGGTTCCTGATCAACCTTCCGGTGGTGTCCTACTATCAGATCGGCACCGCACTGACGGCCAATCACGGGCATGCGGCGATGATGGGCGTATACGGCATGCTCGCCGTGGGGCTGGCGATGTTCGCGTTCCGTTACGTGATCCCGGCCGACAAGTGGCCGGAGCGGTTGGCGCGAACCTCGTTCTGGTGCATGAACATCGGCTTGGCATGGATGGTGTTCGTGACCCTGCTGCCACTGGGTGTCATGCAGCTGTTCCATTCGGTCAACGACGGCTACTACGAGGCCCGGTCGCTCGGTTACATCACCAAGCCGGGCAACGCGGTGCTCGAATGGCTGCGGATGCCCGGCGATGTCATCCTGATCGTCGGCGGGGTATTGCCGTTCGTCTGGATAGCCATCACGGCGTTGCGGCACTTCCGCACCGGCAGCACGGTTGAGGAACTGCCGGAGAATCCGCTCTACACCGAGACACCGGCCGCGGCACAGACACCGGCGACGGACTGA
- a CDS encoding GAF domain-containing sensor histidine kinase: MTVGEPVQTGPEEVGLQPFRQTLSQLRLRELLVEVQDRVEQIVEGRDRLDGLLEAMLVVTSGLELNATLRAIVHSATELVDARYGALEVHDGEQRVMNFVHEGIDEETVRRIGNLPQGKGIIGLFIDEPKALRLDDLSKHPASVGFPPHHPPMRTFLGVPVLVRGESFGTLYLTDKTNGQPFTDDDEVLVQALAAAAGIAIANAALYQQAKERQAWIESTRDIATELLSGTEPATVYRLLAEEALKLTAAEAALVAVPLDETASPADVGELMVIETLGPGVENAAGQTIPVAGTTVGEVFVNGMPRQIERLDTDGLDGVDDVGPALLLPLRATGTVAGVVVVLGQDGGGFFTNDQLEMMAAFADQAALALQLATSQRQMRELDVLTDRDRIARDLHDHVIQRLFAVGLSLQAAVPRATEPQVQQRLSGAIDDLQAVIQEIRTTIFDLHGASQGITRLRQRIDAAAGQFADSGLRTSVQYIGPLSVVDSGLADHAEAVVREAVSNAVRHAQATTLTVRVRVDDDLCIEVGDDGCGMPGEVTGSGLTNLKRRAEDAGGQFAVETLPSGGTLLRWSAPLVQ, translated from the coding sequence ATGACCGTCGGCGAGCCGGTCCAGACCGGCCCCGAAGAGGTCGGTCTGCAACCGTTTCGCCAGACCCTGTCTCAGTTGCGGCTGCGCGAATTACTGGTCGAGGTGCAGGACCGGGTCGAGCAGATCGTCGAGGGCCGCGACCGCCTCGACGGTCTGCTCGAGGCCATGTTGGTGGTCACCTCGGGGCTGGAGCTCAACGCCACACTGCGCGCCATCGTGCACTCGGCGACGGAACTGGTCGACGCGCGCTACGGCGCTCTGGAAGTGCACGACGGTGAACAGCGCGTGATGAACTTCGTCCATGAGGGCATCGACGAAGAGACGGTGCGCCGCATCGGCAACCTTCCGCAGGGCAAGGGCATCATCGGCCTTTTCATCGATGAACCGAAAGCGCTACGCCTGGACGATCTTTCGAAGCACCCGGCGTCGGTCGGATTTCCGCCGCACCATCCGCCGATGCGGACGTTTCTCGGGGTGCCCGTGCTGGTGCGCGGGGAATCCTTCGGCACGCTGTACCTGACCGACAAGACCAACGGTCAACCGTTCACCGATGACGACGAAGTGCTGGTGCAGGCTCTGGCGGCGGCGGCGGGTATCGCCATCGCCAACGCCGCTCTGTATCAGCAGGCAAAAGAGCGCCAGGCGTGGATCGAGTCCACCCGGGATATCGCCACCGAACTCCTGTCCGGCACCGAACCCGCTACGGTCTACCGCCTGTTGGCCGAAGAGGCGCTCAAGCTGACCGCCGCGGAGGCGGCCTTGGTTGCCGTCCCTCTCGATGAGACCGCCTCGCCCGCTGACGTCGGTGAGCTCATGGTGATAGAGACGCTCGGCCCTGGGGTGGAGAACGCTGCGGGACAGACAATTCCAGTCGCCGGGACCACGGTGGGCGAGGTGTTCGTCAACGGCATGCCACGCCAGATCGAACGGTTGGACACCGACGGCCTGGACGGCGTGGACGATGTCGGCCCCGCACTGCTGCTACCGCTGCGGGCCACCGGCACCGTCGCGGGCGTGGTCGTCGTCCTGGGCCAGGACGGTGGGGGATTCTTCACCAACGATCAACTCGAGATGATGGCCGCGTTCGCCGACCAGGCCGCGTTGGCCCTGCAGTTGGCGACGTCGCAGCGGCAGATGCGCGAACTGGATGTGCTGACCGATCGCGACCGGATCGCGCGCGATCTGCACGACCATGTGATCCAACGTCTGTTCGCGGTGGGGCTGTCTTTGCAGGCAGCGGTGCCCAGGGCCACTGAACCGCAAGTGCAGCAGCGTCTTTCAGGGGCGATAGACGATCTGCAAGCGGTGATCCAGGAGATCCGGACGACGATTTTCGACTTGCACGGCGCCTCGCAGGGCATCACCCGGTTGCGTCAGCGCATCGACGCGGCAGCCGGCCAGTTCGCCGACTCCGGGTTGCGCACCAGCGTCCAGTACATCGGACCCTTGTCGGTCGTCGACAGTGGACTGGCCGATCACGCCGAGGCGGTGGTACGGGAAGCGGTCAGCAATGCCGTCCGGCATGCACAGGCCACCACACTGACGGTGCGGGTCAGGGTTGACGACGACCTGTGCATCGAGGTCGGCGACGACGGTTGCGGTATGCCCGGGGAGGTCACCGGCAGTGGACTGACCAACCTCAAGCGGCGCGCGGAAGACGCCGGCGGCCAATTCGCCGTCGAGACACTGCCTTCGGGTGGAACACTGCTGCGGTGGTCAGCGCCGCTCGTCCAATAG
- the dosR gene encoding hypoxia response regulator transcription factor DosR/DevR, translating to MVKVFLVDDHEVVRRGLIDLLGADPELDVVGEAGTVAEAMSRIPAADPDVAVLDVRLPDGNGIELCRDLLSRTPELRCLILTSYTSDEAMLDAILAGASGYVVKDIKGMELARAVKDVGAGRSLLDNRAAAALMSKLRNATEKQDPLSGLTEQERALLGLLSEGLTNKQIADRMFLAEKTVKNYVSRLLAKLGMERRTQAAVFAAELKRTQGSTR from the coding sequence TTGGTAAAAGTCTTCCTCGTCGACGACCATGAAGTGGTGCGACGCGGCCTCATCGACCTCCTTGGTGCCGACCCCGAACTCGACGTGGTCGGCGAAGCCGGCACCGTCGCCGAAGCGATGTCACGGATTCCGGCGGCGGATCCCGACGTCGCGGTCCTCGATGTCCGGCTACCCGACGGCAACGGCATCGAACTGTGCCGGGACCTGTTATCGCGCACGCCCGAACTGCGGTGCCTGATCCTGACCTCCTACACCTCCGACGAAGCGATGCTCGACGCCATCCTGGCCGGCGCCAGCGGCTACGTCGTCAAGGACATCAAAGGAATGGAATTGGCGCGCGCGGTCAAGGATGTGGGTGCCGGCCGGTCGTTGCTGGACAATCGGGCGGCCGCGGCGCTGATGTCGAAGTTGCGCAACGCCACCGAGAAGCAGGATCCGTTGTCGGGCCTGACCGAGCAGGAGCGTGCGCTGCTGGGCCTGCTCAGCGAAGGCCTGACGAACAAGCAGATCGCCGATCGCATGTTTCTTGCCGAGAAGACGGTGAAGAATTACGTGTCGCGACTGCTGGCCAAACTCGGCATGGAGCGCCGGACCCAGGCCGCGGTATTCGCGGCGGAATTGAAGCGGACGCAGGGAAGTACCCGATGA
- a CDS encoding slipin family protein — protein sequence MTGLALGVIGVVIVVLAVVAVPSLAVLREYERGVVFRMGHVRPLYEPGLRFLIPLVDKMIRVDQRLVTLTIPPQEVITRDNVPARVNAVVMFAVTEPLKAILAVENYAVATSQIAQTTLRSLLGRADLDTLLAHREDLNSDLRTIIEQMTEPWGVQVRVVEIKDVEIPESMQRAMAREAEAERERRAKVINARGELQASEELRQAAETLSKSPASLQLRYLQTLLELGADQNSTVVFPLPVDIITPFLRNPETLRGVLDNVNNRG from the coding sequence ATGACCGGGCTGGCATTGGGCGTGATTGGCGTCGTGATCGTGGTGCTGGCCGTGGTTGCCGTGCCGTCACTGGCGGTGCTGCGCGAGTACGAACGGGGGGTGGTGTTCCGGATGGGCCACGTGCGCCCCCTGTACGAACCCGGTTTGCGATTCCTCATTCCGCTGGTGGACAAGATGATTCGCGTCGATCAACGTCTGGTGACACTGACCATTCCGCCTCAGGAGGTGATCACCCGCGACAACGTGCCGGCCCGGGTGAACGCGGTGGTGATGTTCGCGGTCACCGAGCCGCTGAAAGCGATTCTGGCGGTGGAGAACTACGCGGTGGCCACCTCACAGATCGCCCAGACCACGCTGCGCTCGCTGCTGGGCCGCGCCGACCTGGACACCCTGCTCGCACACCGCGAGGACCTCAACAGCGACCTGCGCACCATCATCGAGCAGATGACCGAGCCGTGGGGGGTGCAGGTGCGGGTCGTCGAGATCAAGGATGTCGAGATCCCCGAGTCGATGCAGCGGGCGATGGCCCGCGAGGCCGAGGCCGAACGCGAGCGCCGCGCCAAGGTGATCAACGCGCGCGGGGAACTGCAGGCGTCCGAGGAGTTGCGCCAAGCCGCCGAGACCCTGTCCAAGAGTCCGGCATCTCTGCAATTGCGCTATCTACAAACTCTTTTGGAGCTCGGTGCGGACCAGAATTCAACCGTGGTCTTTCCGTTGCCGGTCGACATCATCACGCCGTTCCTGCGCAACCCGGAAACGTTGCGTGGCGTGCTGGACAACGTCAACAACCGCGGGTGA
- a CDS encoding PPE family protein: MTDFAFLPPEVNSGRMYSGPGSGSLLAAAASWDSLAAELETTALSCQSVLSTLTALHWQGPASAAMAAAAVPYLAWLQATGGQTRQTAMQVRAAAAAYELAHAMTVPPPVVATNRVQLAALIATNFFGQNTAAIAATEAQYAEYWAQDAAAMYGYAAGSAAASELTPFTSPRSVGTAAAQGSSTADRSLQALYTALDPSSLFYLDVTVFDEIRVVGTAIGCTAKLDLTACGVIGAEDKLGMLPALTAETAVVAPAPQASASVVRAGTALGQVTATLSRASTVGSMSVPASWAGPSSAPLRGALPSFAGTAEPAGSGLGVPGVPGLRASRASIVVPRYGRRLRVMWPSPAVG, from the coding sequence ATGACCGATTTCGCTTTCCTGCCGCCGGAGGTGAACTCCGGGCGGATGTACAGCGGCCCCGGATCCGGGTCGTTGCTCGCGGCCGCCGCAAGCTGGGACTCGCTGGCCGCGGAGCTGGAAACCACGGCCCTGAGTTGTCAATCGGTGCTTTCGACTTTGACCGCGTTGCACTGGCAAGGGCCGGCGTCGGCGGCGATGGCGGCGGCCGCCGTCCCTTACCTGGCCTGGCTGCAGGCCACCGGCGGGCAGACGCGGCAGACCGCCATGCAGGTCCGGGCGGCGGCGGCCGCCTACGAGTTGGCGCACGCTATGACGGTGCCACCGCCGGTGGTCGCGACCAACCGTGTCCAGCTGGCGGCGCTGATCGCCACGAATTTCTTCGGCCAGAACACCGCGGCGATCGCCGCCACCGAGGCGCAATACGCCGAGTACTGGGCGCAGGACGCCGCCGCGATGTACGGGTACGCGGCCGGCTCCGCCGCGGCATCGGAGCTGACGCCGTTCACCTCACCACGTTCTGTTGGCACCGCCGCCGCGCAAGGCTCGTCCACCGCCGACCGGTCGCTGCAGGCGCTGTACACGGCGCTCGACCCGTCGTCGTTGTTCTATCTCGATGTCACCGTGTTCGACGAGATCCGCGTCGTGGGCACCGCGATCGGCTGCACCGCCAAACTCGATCTGACCGCATGCGGAGTCATCGGAGCCGAGGACAAGCTGGGCATGTTGCCCGCGCTGACCGCGGAGACAGCCGTCGTTGCCCCCGCGCCCCAGGCGAGCGCGTCCGTGGTCCGCGCCGGGACCGCCCTGGGTCAGGTGACCGCGACACTGTCGCGAGCCAGCACGGTCGGCTCGATGTCGGTACCGGCAAGCTGGGCCGGGCCGTCCAGCGCGCCGTTGCGGGGTGCGCTGCCGAGTTTCGCCGGGACCGCCGAGCCGGCCGGCTCCGGGCTGGGCGTGCCGGGAGTGCCTGGGCTGAGAGCATCCCGGGCGTCGATCGTGGTGCCCCGGTACGGACGCCGGCTGCGGGTGATGTGGCCGTCGCCCGCGGTCGGCTGA
- a CDS encoding Acg family FMN-binding oxidoreductase, which translates to MNAQFPDADTLRTVLTLATRAPSIHNTQPWHWRVSAASLDLFSEPEMQLQSTDPDGRDLLISCGVALHHCVVALASMGWHAKVSRFPDPEDPRHLATIEVVPQVPDQADIALAAAIPRRRTDRRAYSSWPVPGGDIAQMAARAARSGVMLRQVDSLSKMRDIVARAVSDHASDDAYMRELTTWSGRYGAVAGVPARNAPPSDPQSPIPARLFAGPGLAQPSGISPADDCGVILALGTEKDDRLSQLRAGETTSIVLLTATALGLACCPITEPLEIAETRAAVRTDVFGASGYPQMLLRVGWAPINADPLPATPRRRLVRVVDWPEDLLDERR; encoded by the coding sequence ATGAACGCCCAATTCCCCGATGCCGACACGTTGCGGACAGTCCTCACCCTGGCCACCCGTGCCCCGTCAATACACAACACCCAGCCCTGGCACTGGCGGGTGAGCGCGGCGAGCCTGGACTTGTTCTCCGAACCGGAAATGCAGTTGCAGAGCACGGATCCCGACGGCCGGGACCTGCTCATCAGCTGCGGTGTCGCGCTGCATCACTGTGTTGTCGCCCTGGCGTCAATGGGCTGGCACGCCAAGGTCAGTCGCTTCCCGGATCCGGAGGACCCCCGGCACCTGGCCACCATCGAGGTGGTTCCGCAGGTTCCCGATCAAGCGGACATCGCGCTGGCAGCGGCCATCCCCCGGCGTCGGACCGACCGGCGTGCCTACAGTTCCTGGCCGGTGCCGGGCGGCGACATCGCGCAAATGGCCGCGCGCGCAGCCCGCAGCGGCGTGATGCTTCGCCAGGTCGATTCGCTTTCCAAAATGCGGGACATCGTGGCGCGCGCGGTTTCCGACCATGCCAGCGACGACGCCTACATGCGCGAATTGACCACGTGGAGTGGACGATACGGCGCGGTAGCCGGAGTGCCGGCGCGCAACGCACCGCCGTCGGATCCGCAGTCCCCCATCCCGGCGCGGTTGTTCGCCGGACCCGGTCTGGCGCAGCCGTCGGGCATCTCGCCCGCCGACGACTGCGGCGTCATCCTGGCGCTGGGCACCGAGAAAGACGATCGGTTGTCGCAACTTCGGGCCGGCGAGACCACCAGCATCGTGCTGTTGACCGCCACGGCACTGGGTTTGGCATGCTGCCCGATCACCGAACCGCTGGAGATTGCCGAGACCCGCGCCGCGGTCCGCACCGATGTTTTCGGCGCCAGCGGATATCCCCAGATGTTGTTGCGGGTCGGCTGGGCCCCGATCAACGCCGATCCGTTACCGGCGACTCCGCGGCGCCGACTGGTCCGCGTCGTCGACTGGCCCGAGGATCTATTGGACGAGCGGCGCTGA
- a CDS encoding universal stress protein — MSSRQSGPAVVVGVDGSRTALHAALWAIDEAVARDVPLRLVYVIDSPPVPGGIAGQQAAARAALFDAQQAIRATGKEVVIDTEILWGRPLTKLMQESRSASMICVGSIGRNHAHSGEGSVAGALAGSSLCPVAVIHRSADGTTAPAIRRVVAEADNGAVLRHAFQEARLRGVPLRAVSVQGTQTADSAGDGNRLAQAQLHRRLTRWTRLYPDVRVESAIVRGHGGRYMADNEAPGQLFVTDAHAAQVRSVYNAGSSVLTVRSGNL; from the coding sequence ATGAGCAGCCGCCAGTCAGGTCCGGCAGTCGTGGTGGGTGTCGACGGTTCGAGAACGGCTCTGCATGCTGCCCTGTGGGCGATTGACGAGGCGGTCGCCCGGGACGTTCCCCTGCGCCTGGTCTATGTCATCGACTCGCCTCCGGTGCCGGGCGGCATCGCGGGCCAACAGGCGGCGGCACGCGCGGCGCTGTTCGACGCCCAGCAAGCGATCAGGGCGACGGGCAAAGAGGTGGTGATCGACACCGAGATTCTGTGGGGCAGGCCCCTGACCAAACTGATGCAGGAGTCGCGGTCGGCGTCGATGATCTGTGTCGGCTCGATCGGGCGCAATCATGCGCACAGTGGGGAGGGATCGGTGGCCGGTGCGCTGGCCGGGTCCTCGCTGTGTCCGGTAGCGGTGATCCACCGGTCAGCGGACGGCACCACGGCGCCCGCGATCAGGCGGGTCGTCGCTGAGGCGGACAACGGAGCCGTGTTGCGTCATGCGTTCCAGGAGGCTCGCCTTCGCGGCGTGCCGTTGCGCGCGGTCTCCGTACAGGGGACTCAAACCGCGGACTCAGCCGGCGATGGAAACCGCCTGGCGCAAGCGCAGTTACACCGCAGGCTGACCCGCTGGACGCGGCTTTACCCCGATGTGCGGGTGGAGTCGGCCATTGTCCGGGGGCACGGCGGCCGCTACATGGCTGACAATGAAGCGCCGGGGCAGCTCTTTGTCACCGACGCGCACGCTGCCCAGGTGCGCAGCGTGTACAACGCGGGGTCTTCGGTGTTGACCGTGCGCAGCGGCAACCTGTAG
- a CDS encoding PPE family protein yields MDYAFLPPEVNSARMYTGPGPTSFLTAAGSWDALAAELATTAAGYGAVLTALATWQWSGPASQAMTAAAVHYAGWLQATAEQTKQTAAQARAAAATFEQAYAMTVPPPAVAVNRTQLTSLIATNLLGQNTAAIAATEAQYADYWAQDAAAMYGYAASSQALTQLLPQFSSPAQTANQTGVAAQQAAVSQANASAAASDPVSQLIDAATQGLQSLTGSIIPDDLTALDVIAAVGTSINSTYYLEAFAAGVIGVENNLGVLPKAGAALASEVAPVAAAVPPPPVVGAGLGNVTATLSRAGTIGQMSVPASWAAPSTSRFSALEPAGFTVIPGTEDAVVSGYPGYPGLPAGTSARGAGAPPRYGARLTVMARPPAAG; encoded by the coding sequence ATGGATTACGCCTTTCTTCCGCCGGAGGTCAACTCGGCGAGGATGTACACCGGCCCCGGCCCGACTTCGTTCCTGACCGCCGCCGGCAGCTGGGATGCGCTGGCCGCCGAACTCGCCACCACGGCAGCGGGGTACGGAGCGGTGCTCACCGCCCTTGCCACCTGGCAGTGGAGCGGACCCGCGTCGCAGGCTATGACGGCCGCCGCCGTCCACTATGCGGGTTGGCTGCAAGCCACCGCCGAACAGACCAAACAGACGGCCGCACAGGCCAGGGCCGCCGCCGCGACCTTCGAGCAGGCCTACGCGATGACGGTGCCGCCGCCGGCAGTGGCGGTCAACCGTACTCAGCTCACCTCCCTGATCGCGACGAACCTGTTGGGCCAGAACACCGCAGCCATCGCTGCCACCGAAGCGCAGTACGCCGACTACTGGGCCCAGGACGCCGCCGCCATGTACGGCTATGCCGCGTCGTCGCAGGCGCTGACCCAGCTGTTGCCGCAGTTCTCCTCCCCCGCGCAGACGGCCAACCAGACCGGGGTAGCCGCTCAACAGGCGGCGGTCAGCCAGGCCAACGCGAGCGCCGCCGCGTCAGACCCGGTGTCGCAGTTGATCGATGCGGCGACCCAGGGACTGCAGTCACTGACCGGATCGATCATCCCCGACGATCTGACCGCGCTGGATGTCATCGCGGCCGTCGGCACGTCGATCAACTCCACGTACTACCTGGAGGCGTTCGCGGCCGGGGTCATCGGCGTCGAGAACAACCTGGGCGTGCTCCCCAAGGCGGGCGCGGCGCTGGCGTCCGAGGTCGCCCCCGTAGCCGCCGCGGTGCCGCCGCCACCGGTCGTCGGCGCGGGTCTGGGTAATGTCACCGCGACCCTAAGCCGGGCCGGCACGATCGGGCAGATGTCGGTGCCGGCCAGCTGGGCCGCACCATCGACGAGCCGGTTCTCGGCGCTGGAACCGGCCGGGTTCACCGTGATTCCGGGGACCGAGGACGCGGTGGTGTCCGGGTACCCCGGCTATCCCGGATTGCCGGCCGGGACGTCGGCGCGAGGTGCCGGAGCCCCGCCGCGGTACGGTGCCCGGCTGACCGTGATGGCGCGCCCGCCGGCCGCTGGATGA